A single genomic interval of Zunongwangia sp. HGR-M22 harbors:
- a CDS encoding AtpZ/AtpI family protein, with the protein MKNDQRNKYLVFVNIGFQMAIIIAGGVFLGIWLDEKFPNKFSAFTISLSLLGVFVALYQVIRSVKNISKDDE; encoded by the coding sequence ATGAAAAACGATCAGCGTAATAAATATCTTGTTTTTGTAAACATTGGCTTCCAAATGGCCATTATTATAGCCGGTGGCGTTTTTCTTGGTATTTGGTTAGACGAGAAATTTCCGAATAAATTTTCAGCATTTACAATTTCATTATCGCTTTTAGGCGTTTTTGTGGCGTTATATCAAGTAATTAGAAGCGTAAAAAACATAAGTAAAGACGACGAATAG